The following proteins are encoded in a genomic region of Gimesia algae:
- a CDS encoding tetratricopeptide repeat protein produces MRNRFLTAIVMGLMCGLCSVLQAADVTMLAIEGRRMTPDQAATVEKKVQENPKNIEARTQLLGYYFAKQYTDTAARKAKQKNVLWLIENKPEAGVLGTPFGQLDMVLDGSAYTRGKQAWEKQLKAQPDNLTLLGHSANYFLLPDRELAKKSLKKAQKLDADNPQWARKLGQLYSLDMQSSSSLKVQKEAATQALEQLEIAYQLSANQAKDVLLKSLAQAALVAGDTEKAKEYAELMLNQIGSDWNSGNNEHYGNIILGEIALAEGDVDAAKQYLIKAGKTKGSPQLNSFGPDFGLAKALLEKDQKEVVLEYLTLCGNFWVLGKDRLAEWSKAINDNQIPKTLR; encoded by the coding sequence GTGAGAAATCGATTTTTAACAGCCATCGTTATGGGGTTGATGTGTGGCCTCTGTTCCGTTTTGCAAGCCGCTGACGTGACGATGCTGGCGATTGAGGGACGCAGAATGACGCCGGATCAGGCGGCGACAGTGGAAAAAAAAGTCCAGGAGAATCCGAAGAATATCGAAGCCCGGACGCAACTGTTGGGTTATTATTTTGCGAAGCAGTATACCGATACCGCAGCGCGAAAGGCGAAACAGAAGAATGTGTTGTGGTTGATTGAGAATAAGCCGGAAGCAGGGGTACTGGGAACGCCGTTCGGACAACTGGATATGGTTCTCGATGGGTCGGCTTATACCCGTGGAAAACAAGCCTGGGAAAAACAACTCAAAGCGCAGCCGGACAATCTGACACTGCTGGGGCACTCCGCCAACTATTTTCTGTTACCTGATCGGGAACTGGCGAAGAAGTCATTGAAAAAAGCACAGAAACTGGATGCGGATAATCCCCAATGGGCCCGGAAGCTCGGGCAGTTGTATTCGCTGGACATGCAGAGTAGTTCATCGCTTAAAGTGCAGAAAGAGGCAGCTACGCAGGCATTGGAACAGCTGGAGATCGCTTATCAGCTGTCAGCCAATCAGGCTAAAGATGTGCTGTTAAAGAGTCTCGCGCAGGCGGCTCTGGTGGCAGGCGACACGGAGAAAGCAAAAGAGTATGCAGAGTTGATGTTGAATCAGATCGGCTCAGACTGGAACAGTGGCAATAACGAACATTATGGAAATATCATTCTTGGTGAGATCGCGCTGGCGGAAGGCGATGTGGATGCAGCGAAGCAGTATCTGATCAAAGCGGGGAAGACAAAAGGATCGCCTCAACTGAATTCGTTCGGCCCTGATTTCGGTCTGGCAAAAGCTTTGCTGGAAAAGGATCAGAAGGAAGTCGTGCTGGAATACCTGACTCTGTGCGGCAACTTCTGGGTACTGGGAAAAGACCGGCTGGCGGAATGGTCAAAAGCAATCAATGACAACCAGATTCCCAAAACGCTGCGATAG
- a CDS encoding NIF family HAD-type phosphatase gives MTDETVIALDLEGTLISNAISQFARPGLAEFLEFCRQRFQRSYVYTAVNDGRCHEVIYNLVVHDLATPWLSNVPFIDWDRKLKDLNNIPDTSPSECLIVDDNPDYIMENQRSQWIAIDQFESPYLDTDRELYRVQQVIERRLCGNADPQNSHQQEVE, from the coding sequence ATGACAGACGAAACAGTGATCGCTCTCGATCTCGAAGGAACATTAATCTCCAATGCGATCAGTCAATTTGCTCGTCCCGGTCTCGCCGAATTCCTGGAATTCTGTCGACAACGATTCCAACGCAGCTACGTGTACACTGCTGTCAATGACGGTCGATGCCATGAAGTTATCTACAATCTTGTAGTTCACGATCTGGCTACGCCCTGGCTCAGTAATGTGCCATTCATAGACTGGGATCGCAAGCTGAAAGACCTCAACAACATACCCGATACCTCACCAAGCGAATGTCTGATCGTCGACGATAATCCTGACTACATTATGGAAAACCAACGTTCGCAGTGGATTGCCATTGATCAATTCGAATCACCGTACCTTGACACTGATCGGGAACTTTATCGGGTTCAACAGGTAATTGAACGGCGACTTTGTGGTAATGCAGACCCCCAGAATTCCCATCAGCAGGAAGTGGAATAA
- the rpsU gene encoding 30S ribosomal protein S21: MVKLRLRENESIQEAVKRFRKIVEHAGIKKEMRRREYYEKPSDENRRNRRRAERRARLSRLQSNQ; this comes from the coding sequence GTGGTTAAGCTTCGGTTACGAGAAAACGAATCAATTCAGGAGGCAGTTAAACGGTTCCGCAAGATTGTTGAGCACGCTGGTATCAAAAAAGAGATGCGGCGTCGTGAATATTACGAAAAGCCCAGCGATGAAAACCGTAGAAACCGACGCCGTGCTGAGCGTCGCGCCCGCCTGTCTCGTCTGCAGAGTAACCAGTAG